In one Desulfatiglans sp. genomic region, the following are encoded:
- the murG gene encoding undecaprenyldiphospho-muramoylpentapeptide beta-N-acetylglucosaminyltransferase, with protein sequence METGEKRFKVIIAGGGTGGHLFPGIAVGNEFRNRYPGTDILFVTAGKELETRILERAGFRQEGLTVKGIKGKGMLETLMALFKLPLSLFQSLSIIRRVSPDIILGVGGYSSGPLCLAGRLMGIPVVIHEQNSYPGVTNRLLSRIADRVFISFEESRQYFSSGTILLTGNPVRDVFKEGAKPLATEKGTLTIFVTGGSQGAVAVNTLFLDALAVMKDKGILPGVIHHTGHRDYERVQNEYIKRGLEGLITPFIDNIRDAYEQADIFIGRAGAGTIFELAAMGRPSILIPLPGSANNHQESNAMALVRSGGAVMLNQQGADGKMLAEKIMGFNNDRGLLIRMGESCKRQARPGAARDIVDEMCKLIGKNQG encoded by the coding sequence ATAGAAACAGGAGAGAAAAGGTTTAAAGTTATAATAGCCGGGGGAGGTACCGGCGGGCATCTGTTCCCTGGGATAGCAGTTGGTAATGAGTTCAGGAACAGGTATCCAGGGACAGATATTCTCTTTGTAACAGCAGGAAAGGAGCTTGAAACACGAATACTTGAAAGGGCGGGGTTCAGGCAGGAAGGCCTTACAGTTAAAGGTATCAAGGGAAAGGGGATGCTGGAAACATTGATGGCCTTGTTTAAACTGCCCCTGAGCCTTTTTCAGTCACTGAGCATTATAAGAAGGGTATCTCCTGATATAATCCTTGGAGTCGGCGGTTACTCTTCAGGGCCTTTGTGCCTCGCGGGAAGACTAATGGGAATACCTGTTGTGATACATGAACAGAATTCCTATCCGGGGGTTACAAACAGGCTCCTGAGCAGGATAGCAGACAGGGTGTTTATATCCTTTGAAGAGAGCAGACAGTATTTTTCTTCAGGGACAATATTGCTGACAGGAAACCCTGTCCGGGATGTTTTTAAAGAAGGGGCAAAACCTCTTGCGACTGAAAAGGGAACCTTGACCATATTTGTAACAGGGGGTAGCCAGGGGGCTGTGGCGGTAAACACCCTTTTTCTTGATGCCCTTGCCGTGATGAAAGATAAGGGGATATTACCAGGGGTGATACATCACACAGGGCACAGAGATTATGAAAGGGTTCAAAATGAATACATAAAGCGGGGCTTAGAGGGGTTGATAACACCCTTTATAGATAACATTAGGGATGCATATGAGCAGGCTGATATATTCATAGGAAGGGCAGGTGCAGGGACCATATTTGAACTCGCGGCAATGGGCAGGCCATCTATCCTGATTCCCCTTCCGGGTTCAGCGAACAATCACCAGGAATCAAATGCAATGGCCCTTGTGAGATCTGGTGGCGCAGTTATGCTGAACCAGCAGGGGGCTGATGGAAAGATGCTGGCAGAAAAGATAATGGGATTCAATAATGACAGGGGTTTATTAATAAGGATGGGTGAGAGTTGTAAAAGGCAGGCAAGGCCTGGTGCGGCAAGGGATATTGTGGATGAGATGTGCAAACTGATTGGTAAAAATCAGGGATAA
- a CDS encoding UDP-N-acetylmuramate--L-alanine ligase, producing MKTFEKTKHIHFVGVGGIGMSGIAELLLNLGYKVSGSDLRDSAASGRIAKLGGKVFIGHDEKNIEGADVVVYSSAVSPENPEIIAAGGRYIPVIQRAEMLAELMRLKYGVAIAGAHGKTTTTSMVASIVTAAGLDPTVLIGGRLDIWGGSNAKLGQGDILVAESDESDGSFMILSPTIAVVTNIDREHMDHYGDMDAIRNTFVSFINKIPFYGAAILCLDNEEIQNIIPRLKKRYMTYGLTSQADLRANDIIRHTFSSDFEVINKGQSLGRITVGMPGTHSVLNALAAVGVGLELNIELDHIKKGLSDLGGLARRFQKKGEENNVMVIDDYGHHPTEIMATLEAARESWPENRVIVLFQPHRYTRTKELYDRFVISFNHSDVLIIEPIYAASEIPIEGVDSEWLYKGIKEHGHKEVYLVNNHDHALSLLKEMVKPGDRVITLGAGDVYKVGDGLLEAMR from the coding sequence ATGAAGACTTTTGAAAAGACAAAACATATACACTTTGTAGGGGTAGGCGGTATCGGCATGAGCGGTATTGCTGAGCTCCTTCTTAATCTTGGATATAAAGTAAGTGGAAGTGATCTCAGGGATTCAGCCGCATCCGGAAGGATTGCCAAACTTGGAGGCAAGGTTTTTATAGGCCATGATGAAAAAAATATTGAAGGTGCTGACGTTGTTGTCTATTCATCAGCCGTCTCCCCTGAGAATCCTGAAATAATTGCCGCAGGTGGAAGATATATCCCTGTCATACAGAGGGCAGAGATGCTTGCGGAGCTGATGCGGCTCAAATACGGCGTTGCCATTGCAGGAGCACACGGCAAGACAACAACAACATCTATGGTTGCCTCTATTGTTACTGCTGCCGGGCTTGATCCGACAGTGCTTATAGGTGGCAGGCTTGACATATGGGGGGGCTCCAATGCCAAGCTCGGCCAGGGTGACATACTAGTTGCAGAGTCTGACGAAAGTGATGGGTCATTCATGATACTTTCACCCACGATTGCCGTTGTCACAAATATAGACCGTGAACACATGGATCATTATGGCGATATGGATGCCATCAGAAACACATTTGTCAGTTTTATAAATAAGATACCCTTTTATGGTGCAGCGATCCTGTGTCTTGATAATGAGGAGATTCAGAACATTATTCCAAGGCTGAAAAAACGCTATATGACATATGGGCTTACTTCACAGGCTGATCTGCGCGCAAATGATATCATCAGGCATACGTTCAGCTCTGATTTTGAGGTGATCAATAAAGGTCAAAGCCTGGGCCGTATAACAGTCGGGATGCCGGGAACACACAGTGTTCTCAATGCCCTTGCTGCTGTAGGCGTAGGCCTGGAGCTTAATATAGAACTTGATCATATTAAAAAGGGGCTGTCCGATCTCGGAGGGCTTGCAAGAAGGTTCCAGAAAAAGGGCGAAGAAAATAATGTGATGGTGATAGACGATTACGGCCATCATCCGACAGAAATTATGGCAACCCTTGAGGCTGCGAGGGAGTCATGGCCTGAGAACAGGGTGATAGTCCTCTTCCAGCCCCACAGATACACAAGGACAAAGGAGCTCTATGACAGGTTTGTAATCAGCTTTAATCACTCGGATGTGCTTATTATTGAGCCGATTTATGCAGCAAGCGAAATACCCATAGAAGGCGTTGATTCCGAATGGCTGTATAAAGGTATAAAGGAGCATGGCCATAAGGAGGTGTATCTGGTTAATAATCATGATCATGCCCTTTCACTGTTAAAGGAGATGGTGAAGCCCGGTGACAGGGTTATTACTCTTGGCGCGGGGGATGTTTATAAAGTGGGTGATGGCCTGCTCGAGGCAATGAGATAA
- the murB gene encoding UDP-N-acetylmuramate dehydrogenase, translating into MNNRQKSALLEILNDSVIFDAEMASYSTLRAGGRAEALCFINSLALLTAVMGFLNRESINCMAIGKGSNLLVMDQGIKGAVLILKGELANIRGRSGNLVTAGGGVSNRELIKYCIQEGLSDMEFLAGVPGTIGGAVMMNAGAYGKETGDYIEKIGIVTSSGIAEELFGSGINFSYRGSSVPERSVIYSVTIKLRNDERAQIKERVEKNLSMRRASQPLDMPNCGSVFKNPQGDFAARLIEASGLKGFKIGGAMISRKHANFIVNMGDAKASDILALIEAARKRVKEDSGIVLETEVRVVGQ; encoded by the coding sequence ATGAATAACAGGCAGAAGTCGGCGCTTCTTGAAATATTAAATGATTCTGTGATTTTTGATGCTGAGATGGCCTCATACAGCACGCTCAGGGCAGGGGGAAGGGCTGAGGCATTGTGTTTTATAAATAGTCTTGCGCTGCTTACAGCGGTTATGGGTTTCCTGAACAGGGAATCGATCAACTGTATGGCAATAGGAAAGGGAAGTAACCTCCTTGTCATGGATCAGGGTATAAAAGGGGCAGTCCTGATTCTTAAGGGGGAACTTGCAAATATCAGAGGCAGGAGCGGTAATCTGGTGACAGCAGGAGGAGGAGTATCAAACAGGGAGCTTATTAAATACTGTATTCAGGAGGGGCTTTCAGACATGGAATTTCTGGCGGGTGTCCCCGGTACAATAGGGGGCGCTGTCATGATGAATGCAGGTGCGTATGGTAAAGAAACAGGCGATTATATAGAAAAGATAGGCATTGTTACATCATCAGGTATTGCTGAGGAGCTTTTTGGCTCTGGAATAAATTTTTCATACAGAGGGAGTTCTGTACCGGAAAGGTCGGTAATATACAGTGTCACGATAAAGTTGAGAAATGATGAACGGGCGCAGATAAAGGAAAGGGTGGAGAAAAATTTGAGCATGCGCAGGGCAAGTCAGCCCCTTGATATGCCAAACTGCGGGTCAGTGTTTAAAAATCCCCAGGGGGACTTTGCGGCGAGGCTTATTGAGGCAAGCGGGTTGAAGGGGTTTAAAATAGGGGGCGCCATGATTTCCCGGAAGCATGCAAATTTTATAGTTAACATGGGTGATGCGAAGGCATCAGATATCCTTGCGCTAATAGAGGCTGCAAGGAAAAGGGTAAAAGAGGATTCAGGTATAGTGCTTGAAACAGAGGTCAGGGTGGTTGGTCAATGA
- a CDS encoding FtsQ-type POTRA domain-containing protein, with protein sequence MKKKVILSKQAVSRRRPKDYSVIFRAFKALAIMSTKIFGLCMVAVSISVFFIYLYQYLITSPYVRLEEVRISGVDEKTKRELIEISNLDSELCLLTIDLTDIKRKMEEHPWIKRVELEKSFPNLLLVRAEKENPYAILVLDSLYYLNREGLPFKEITYNDNKDFPVITGISPKSSRRDHYLKLAVEILSAFEMEKGAWSKEELSELHFEDGEKVSLYSISMPLVLKMGCSEFDEKKIELKKILGHLKETGRIEMVKAIDLNYTKGAVVSFRDAG encoded by the coding sequence ATGAAAAAAAAGGTCATATTGTCCAAACAGGCTGTCAGTAGAAGACGGCCCAAGGACTACTCTGTAATCTTCAGGGCATTCAAGGCGCTCGCCATAATGTCCACGAAGATATTTGGCCTGTGCATGGTTGCTGTATCCATTAGCGTTTTTTTTATCTATCTTTATCAGTATCTGATTACCTCTCCCTATGTAAGGCTTGAGGAGGTCAGAATCTCCGGGGTGGATGAAAAAACAAAGCGGGAGCTAATTGAGATATCAAATCTGGACAGTGAGTTATGTCTATTAACAATAGATCTCACGGATATAAAAAGGAAGATGGAAGAGCACCCCTGGATAAAAAGGGTCGAGCTCGAAAAGAGCTTCCCGAACCTCTTACTGGTCCGGGCAGAAAAGGAGAACCCCTATGCGATACTGGTGCTGGACAGCCTCTATTATTTAAACAGGGAGGGGCTGCCCTTCAAGGAGATTACGTACAATGATAACAAGGATTTCCCGGTAATAACCGGTATAAGTCCAAAGAGCAGCAGGCGGGACCATTATCTGAAGCTCGCAGTGGAAATACTTTCAGCATTTGAAATGGAAAAGGGCGCATGGTCAAAGGAAGAATTGAGTGAGTTGCATTTTGAAGATGGTGAAAAGGTTTCACTTTACTCCATATCAATGCCTCTGGTGCTGAAGATGGGATGCAGTGAATTTGATGAAAAAAAGATAGAGCTGAAGAAGATACTGGGTCATCTTAAGGAAACAGGCCGGATAGAGATGGTAAAGGCTATAGACCTGAATTATACAAAGGGTGCTGTGGTATCATTCAGGGATGCGGGTTAA
- the ftsA gene encoding cell division protein FtsA, translated as MPGKIIVGLDIGTTKICAVVGEIVNDEIEIIGVGTHPSEGLRKGVVINIEKTVQSIKEAIEEAETMAGCEISSVYAGIAGGHIKGFNSHGVIALKEREVTKKDIERVIEAASAVAIPMDREVIHILEQEFIVDEQDGIMDPLGMSGVRMEAKIHIVTGAVTSAQNIIKCANRAGLDVHDIVLQSIASSEAVLTNEERNLGTALIDFGGGTTDMAVFSRGSIKHTSVLALGGDNLTYDISIGIRTPTVEAEKIKMKYGCALTSMIGSDEIIEVPGVGGRGPRTLPRQFLGEILEPRLEEIFSLIQSELIRSGFDDSINSGVVITGGSSELQGVTELAEQIFNVPCRIGYPDKVGGLVEVVNKPMYATAVGLVLYGAKQTSSNKKFRIRDTNIFAKVVDRMKKWFKDVI; from the coding sequence ATGCCGGGAAAGATAATAGTAGGTCTGGACATAGGGACAACAAAAATATGCGCTGTTGTCGGCGAGATTGTCAACGATGAAATTGAGATAATAGGGGTTGGCACCCATCCTTCTGAGGGGTTGAGAAAGGGTGTTGTCATAAATATTGAAAAAACCGTGCAATCCATCAAAGAGGCCATAGAAGAGGCTGAAACAATGGCCGGGTGCGAAATCAGCTCTGTGTATGCGGGGATAGCCGGCGGGCATATAAAGGGCTTTAACAGCCACGGGGTAATAGCCTTAAAAGAGCGTGAGGTCACAAAAAAGGATATAGAAAGGGTCATTGAGGCTGCAAGCGCTGTTGCAATACCCATGGACAGGGAGGTAATTCATATCCTTGAACAGGAGTTTATTGTTGACGAGCAGGATGGGATCATGGACCCCCTTGGGATGTCAGGTGTCAGGATGGAGGCAAAGATTCATATTGTGACAGGGGCAGTCACATCCGCTCAGAATATTATCAAATGCGCAAACAGGGCAGGTCTGGATGTCCATGACATAGTACTGCAATCAATAGCAAGCAGTGAAGCAGTGCTGACAAATGAAGAGCGTAATCTGGGAACAGCCCTTATTGACTTTGGAGGGGGAACCACAGATATGGCCGTTTTTTCAAGGGGATCAATCAAGCATACCTCGGTGCTTGCCCTTGGCGGTGACAACCTTACATATGATATCTCAATAGGCATCAGAACCCCTACAGTTGAAGCGGAAAAGATCAAGATGAAATATGGTTGCGCTCTCACCTCAATGATCGGAAGCGATGAGATTATTGAGGTGCCTGGCGTTGGCGGCAGGGGGCCCAGGACACTCCCCAGACAGTTTCTTGGAGAGATCCTTGAGCCTAGGCTTGAGGAGATTTTTTCACTTATACAGAGTGAGTTGATAAGGTCAGGATTTGATGATTCAATCAATTCGGGCGTTGTTATAACAGGGGGCTCATCAGAGCTTCAGGGTGTGACTGAACTGGCTGAGCAGATATTCAATGTGCCATGCAGGATCGGCTATCCTGACAAGGTGGGCGGGCTGGTTGAGGTGGTAAATAAGCCCATGTATGCGACTGCTGTGGGGCTTGTTCTTTACGGGGCAAAGCAGACCAGCAGCAATAAAAAATTTCGGATTAGAGATACCAATATTTTTGCAAAGGTTGTAGATCGAATGAAGAAGTGGTTCAAGGATGTAATTTAA
- the ftsZ gene encoding cell division protein FtsZ, with product MRFEFVDRKETYDAKIKVIGIGGGGGNAINNMISSQLKGVDFIAANTDSQDLERSLCPNRLQLGAGITRGLGAGADPEVGKQAAEESINDIREWVSGADMIFITAGMGGGTGTGAAPIIARECKESGALTVAVVTKPFKFEGDKRMNRALMGIDKLKKDVDTLIIIPNERLKAIGEKGAMFRDLIAKADEVLLNAVKGISDLIMSNGFINLDFADVKKVMSEMGTAIMGTGRARGENRASEAAQQAINSPLLEDISVSGAKGLLMNITASPDITMEEIDLASNYIKGEVADDAEIVWGIVFDEDMGDEVQITVIATGIDKDTYKKVVRLGSMGGLGAVRDLTAEEAKDNWTVKVNGEEIDEYDIPAYQRKAVAEEKIAIKQEEEPVMPHKKGIFKKVFFKDDLDYPAFLRVKAD from the coding sequence ATGAGGTTTGAATTTGTTGACAGAAAGGAAACCTATGATGCCAAAATCAAGGTAATCGGCATCGGTGGAGGTGGCGGGAATGCAATAAACAATATGATATCCTCTCAACTGAAGGGAGTTGACTTTATTGCTGCCAATACCGACAGCCAGGACCTTGAGAGGTCTCTTTGCCCTAACAGGCTCCAGCTCGGCGCCGGTATTACAAGGGGCTTGGGCGCAGGGGCGGACCCTGAGGTAGGAAAACAGGCGGCTGAAGAAAGCATTAATGACATCAGGGAATGGGTCAGTGGTGCAGACATGATTTTTATAACCGCAGGCATGGGCGGTGGCACCGGTACTGGCGCAGCGCCGATAATTGCAAGGGAATGCAAGGAGAGCGGGGCGCTTACGGTAGCGGTTGTCACAAAACCGTTCAAGTTTGAAGGGGATAAGAGGATGAACCGTGCCCTGATGGGCATTGATAAACTCAAGAAGGATGTCGATACCCTTATAATAATCCCCAATGAAAGGCTTAAGGCAATAGGGGAAAAAGGCGCAATGTTCAGAGACTTGATTGCCAAGGCGGACGAGGTCCTTTTAAATGCAGTAAAGGGCATATCGGATCTTATTATGAGTAACGGCTTTATTAACCTTGATTTTGCCGATGTGAAAAAGGTGATGTCTGAGATGGGGACTGCGATAATGGGCACGGGCAGGGCAAGGGGAGAAAACCGTGCGTCCGAGGCGGCACAGCAGGCTATTAACAGCCCGCTCCTTGAAGATATATCTGTGAGCGGCGCAAAGGGTCTTCTGATGAATATCACAGCGTCACCTGATATCACAATGGAGGAGATAGACCTCGCAAGCAATTATATCAAGGGTGAGGTGGCAGATGATGCTGAGATAGTCTGGGGTATTGTCTTTGATGAAGACATGGGCGATGAGGTCCAGATCACGGTAATTGCCACCGGAATAGACAAGGATACCTATAAAAAGGTGGTGAGACTGGGCTCAATGGGCGGTCTGGGGGCAGTAAGAGACCTCACTGCTGAAGAGGCAAAGGATAACTGGACGGTGAAGGTGAATGGTGAAGAGATAGATGAATATGATATCCCTGCATACCAGAGAAAGGCGGTAGCTGAGGAGAAGATAGCAATAAAACAGGAAGAGGAGCCTGTTATGCCGCATAAAAAGGGGATTTTTAAAAAGGTCTTTTTCAAGGATGACCTTGACTACCCTGCCTTTCTAAGGGTAAAGGCGGATTAA
- a CDS encoding radical SAM protein encodes MPGSSAHLSNGKPARELGAIKKEWGGKISFALVYPNRYYVGMSNLGFQIVYRLLNDRDDVVAERVFLPEDTELSLHPRAGSGLISMESRALLSRFDLIAFSISFENDYPNILNILDLAHIPLKSEERDESSPLVMAGGVTTFLNPEPISDYIDFFLLGEAEENLNPFIDLFKGVAGRGSSRKELLQNLAKGMGSIYVPSLYHVDYDSEGTITSRGPLIHGIPDRISSAVTGKADLTVNSSTIISDSTEFADKLLVELGRGCGRSCRFCAAGFVYRPPRYQDAKKVIASIDESSFGCGEIGLLSASVLDTPGITNIAEKILACGKTFSLSSLRADLLNEEMLILLKKAGQKHIAIAPEAGSERLRRVINKHLTHEQITNAVRLIARVGKFSLRLYFLIGLPTETMDDVAAIYDLIKKIKHSMVSESKARGEIGQIRLSVNCFIPKPFTPFQWFPMEDMNSLKEKQRFLKKSLSKEGGVTVTFDVPKWAYLQTLLSMGDRRAGAILKKAHGYGDDFTKAFRDSELNADFFVNRPRNLDEILPWDFIDHGIKKRSLIEEYKLALKETESAICDPGNCIRCGVCER; translated from the coding sequence ATGCCAGGTAGTTCTGCCCATTTGAGTAATGGGAAACCTGCCCGTGAGTTGGGGGCAATTAAAAAGGAATGGGGGGGGAAGATTTCATTCGCCCTTGTTTACCCCAACAGATATTATGTGGGCATGTCCAACCTGGGATTCCAAATTGTTTACAGGCTGTTAAACGACAGAGATGATGTAGTAGCAGAAAGGGTCTTTCTGCCTGAGGATACGGAATTGTCCCTCCACCCGAGGGCAGGAAGCGGCCTGATTTCCATGGAATCCAGGGCGCTCCTTTCTCGTTTTGACCTGATAGCCTTTTCCATCTCCTTTGAGAATGACTATCCCAATATACTTAATATACTTGATCTGGCCCATATCCCATTAAAAAGTGAAGAGCGGGATGAATCATCTCCCCTTGTCATGGCAGGGGGGGTAACAACCTTTTTAAACCCTGAGCCTATTTCAGATTATATAGATTTTTTTCTGCTTGGCGAGGCAGAGGAAAACCTTAACCCGTTTATTGATCTTTTTAAAGGGGTAGCGGGCAGGGGGAGTTCAAGAAAAGAGCTTCTTCAAAACCTCGCTAAAGGTATGGGGAGCATATATGTCCCATCCCTCTATCATGTTGATTATGATTCAGAGGGCACAATAACTTCAAGAGGCCCATTGATTCACGGAATCCCAGACAGGATAAGCTCTGCTGTAACTGGTAAGGCTGATCTCACTGTAAACAGTTCAACAATAATTTCAGATTCAACAGAATTTGCTGATAAGCTCCTTGTTGAGCTTGGCAGGGGCTGCGGCAGGTCATGCCGCTTTTGTGCAGCAGGGTTTGTGTACAGGCCGCCAAGATATCAGGATGCAAAAAAGGTGATTGCTTCCATTGATGAATCCTCTTTTGGATGCGGCGAGATTGGATTACTTAGCGCCTCTGTCCTTGATACGCCTGGTATAACAAATATAGCTGAAAAGATACTGGCCTGCGGCAAGACATTTTCTCTCTCCTCCCTAAGGGCAGATCTCCTGAATGAAGAGATGCTTATACTCCTTAAAAAGGCTGGGCAGAAGCATATTGCTATAGCTCCAGAAGCAGGCTCTGAAAGGCTCAGGAGGGTAATCAACAAGCACCTTACACATGAACAGATCACTAATGCTGTCAGGCTCATTGCAAGGGTTGGCAAATTTTCACTCAGACTGTATTTTTTAATAGGGCTGCCGACAGAGACAATGGATGATGTGGCAGCCATTTATGATCTCATTAAAAAGATAAAACACTCCATGGTGAGTGAGTCTAAGGCCAGAGGAGAGATAGGCCAGATACGCTTAAGTGTCAACTGCTTTATACCAAAACCCTTTACACCCTTTCAGTGGTTCCCTATGGAGGATATGAACAGCCTCAAGGAAAAGCAGAGGTTCCTTAAAAAGAGCCTTTCAAAGGAGGGCGGAGTAACTGTAACCTTTGATGTGCCAAAGTGGGCATACCTTCAGACGCTTCTATCCATGGGGGATAGAAGGGCAGGGGCTATTCTAAAAAAGGCACATGGATATGGGGATGACTTTACAAAGGCCTTTCGTGATTCAGAATTGAATGCAGACTTCTTTGTGAACAGGCCAAGAAACCTCGATGAGATACTCCCCTGGGATTTTATCGATCATGGTATCAAGAAGAGGTCCCTTATCGAGGAATACAAACTCGCGCTTAAGGAGACAGAGTCGGCAATATGTGATCCGGGTAATTGCATTAGGTGCGGGGTATGTGAAAGGTAA
- the rlmN gene encoding 23S rRNA (adenine(2503)-C(2))-methyltransferase RlmN, with protein sequence MKTDLKSLSANETIEWVKGVGLEPYRAGQIRQWLFQRMATSFDEMTNVSIAIRERLKETAFITRIGKIKTLVSEDTTEKYLFKLDDGSLIESVLIPEKDHFTLCISSQVGCAMGCTFCHTARQGLKRNLTAGEIIEQVIETQRGMADPDKLTNIVLMGMGEPLANYDAVVTAINNLIDQNTISFSHRKITLSTSGIVPNIIRLGKDSPVNLAVSLNAGDDETRNRIMPINKTYNLKSLIAACKQFPLPNRKMITFEYILINGVNDSPGDALKVAKLLRGVRAKINLIPLNPGPDPSMCAPSWDEMVRFQDILAENQYTVIIRKSKGQDILAACGQLSAKELTQF encoded by the coding sequence ATGAAGACTGATTTAAAGTCTCTCTCTGCTAACGAGACCATTGAATGGGTCAAAGGGGTTGGCCTTGAGCCCTACAGGGCAGGTCAGATAAGGCAGTGGCTTTTCCAGAGGATGGCCACCTCCTTTGATGAGATGACAAATGTCTCCATCGCAATCCGGGAGAGGTTAAAGGAAACGGCCTTTATCACACGTATCGGAAAGATCAAAACACTCGTATCAGAGGATACCACAGAGAAGTATCTTTTTAAACTTGATGATGGCAGCCTGATAGAGTCAGTGCTTATACCGGAAAAAGATCATTTCACCCTGTGCATCTCATCCCAGGTGGGATGCGCAATGGGTTGCACATTCTGTCATACAGCGCGTCAGGGGTTAAAAAGGAACCTTACCGCAGGGGAGATCATCGAACAGGTTATCGAGACACAGAGAGGGATGGCTGACCCTGATAAACTCACAAACATCGTACTCATGGGCATGGGTGAGCCCCTTGCCAATTATGATGCGGTAGTTACCGCCATAAATAATCTGATAGATCAGAATACAATCAGCTTTTCACACAGAAAGATTACCCTTTCCACCTCCGGTATCGTCCCCAATATAATAAGGCTTGGTAAGGATTCTCCTGTCAACCTTGCTGTATCCCTTAATGCCGGGGATGATGAGACCAGAAACCGCATTATGCCCATTAACAAGACATACAACCTTAAAAGCCTTATCGCTGCGTGTAAACAGTTTCCGCTTCCAAACAGGAAGATGATCACCTTTGAATATATCCTTATCAATGGGGTTAATGACAGCCCGGGAGACGCACTTAAGGTGGCTAAGCTTTTAAGGGGTGTAAGGGCCAAGATCAACCTTATCCCCCTTAACCCCGGCCCGGACCCCTCCATGTGCGCCCCATCATGGGATGAGATGGTCAGGTTTCAGGATATTCTTGCGGAAAATCAGTACACAGTTATCATAAGAAAGAGCAAGGGCCAGGATATACTTGCGGCCTGCGGCCAGCTGAGCGCAAAAGAGCTAACCCAATTTTAA
- the hisI gene encoding phosphoribosyl-AMP cyclohydrolase: protein MIKLDFTKGSGLLPAIAQDYRTGKVLMLAYINEDSWKKSLETGEVHYWSRSRSELWHKGGTSGNVQKIKEIYADCDNDTVLFVVDQIGQAACHTGRESCFYQKIDNKGEVTIVGDKIFDPEKVYGKK, encoded by the coding sequence ATGATAAAACTTGATTTTACAAAGGGAAGCGGATTGCTTCCGGCAATTGCCCAGGATTACAGGACAGGAAAGGTGCTTATGCTGGCCTATATTAATGAGGATTCTTGGAAAAAGAGCCTTGAAACAGGCGAGGTACATTACTGGAGCAGGTCAAGAAGCGAGCTTTGGCACAAGGGTGGCACATCCGGTAATGTCCAGAAGATAAAAGAGATATATGCAGACTGTGATAATGACACTGTTCTGTTTGTGGTGGATCAGATCGGCCAGGCAGCATGTCATACGGGCCGTGAGAGCTGCTTTTACCAGAAGATAGATAATAAGGGCGAGGTAACCATTGTTGGCGATAAGATATTTGACCCTGAAAAGGTGTATGGGAAAAAATAA